The Flavobacterium commune genome contains the following window.
TATAAAGGTTTTGATTTGTCGGCAATGTTCAACTGGTCTTATGGCAATGATATTTACAATGCCAATAAAATTGATAATACTACTTTCAGTGGTTCAAAGCGTTACAACAATGCAAGTTCTATTATGAGCTTAGAAAATCGTTTTACAACTATTGATCCGGTTACAGGCAACAATATCATGTTTGGTGCCGATGCTAATCCGCAGTTGTTACAAGAGATTAATCAAAATGCTTCAATATGGCATCCATTATCTAATTCAACAATAATAACTGATTGGGCAATTGAAGATGGTTCTTTTTTAAGACTTGGTAATTTAACATTAGGTTACACACTTCCAGAAAGTATTGCTAAAGGAAGATTCATTCAAAAAATCCGCTGCTATGTATCCGGAAATAATTTAAAAGTTTGGACAAAATATTCAGGACAAGATCCCGAAGTAAGTACAAATAGTTCTCCATTGACACCGGGATTAGATTGGTCAGCTTATCCAAAAGCCAGAACAGTTTTATTTGGAGCTAACGTAACATTTTAATTAAAAAGATTATGAAAAAAATAATATACTATTCTTTCATTATTGTTGCTTTGGGATTATTCTCCTGTAGTGATGATTTTTTGGAAACAACTTCGCCTTCTAAATTAAGTTCTGAAACCGTTTTTAAAACACCATCAATGGCTAAAGCCGCCATTATGGGAGTTTACGGAAAGATGACCGATACCTATATTTATGGACAAAAGTTATCAGTAAACTGGCAGGGAGTTTCGGATATTGAGACTAATTCGGGTTTTTCTACCACAGGTTATAATTCTACCAGTAGTGATTCTGGTGCCGGTAATTTTTATGATGATCCTTATAATCAGACTACCAAATGGCAAACGCTGTATGAGTTTGCTGAATTAGCCTCTACAGCTGTGGATGGAATTAGGAATTCACCAATATTTGAGACCAGAGCTGCTGAGATGAAACCGCTATTAGGAGAAGCTTTAACTCTTAGAGCAATGGCTTATTTTGAATTAGTGAAATACTGGGGCGATGTACCATTTAAGAGAGAAGCATCTAAATCAGATCTTACTAATGTTTATATGGGAAAAACAGATAGAGATACCATCTATGCAGGTTTAGTAGAAGATTTGACTGAGGCTGTAGATTATTTGCCATGGTTAAAATCTAATGCGGAGTATTCGACTTCAGAACGTATTTCTAAAGCTTTCGCAAAAGGGCTTTTGGCAAAGGTTGCTCTTTATGCCGGAGGATGGTCTTTGCGTGACGGTAATTTATTTCCTGATGCCGATGTTGAGCATCATCCAACGATACAGGAAGAAAACGGTTATTATGTGGGGAGAGTTAAAAACTGGAGAGATTATTATCAAATAGCGGCTCAGCAAACGGCTGAAATTTTAGGAAGCTCGGCACATCCGCATGCGTTGGATCCTAGTTATGAAAATATATGGAAAACCGTATGTAGTTTACAGCAGAATACCTACAACGAGAATCTTTTTGAAGTTGCTTTTGGTTTAGGAAATAATGGGGATATTGGTTCTTTGATGGGTTATGAAGTAGCAGGTAATACAAAATATGGTTCAAGAGGATTTGGAGGAAGTTATGTGGCTTCTCAGGCTTATTATTTTTATTCTTTCGATCGTGATGATTTACGTCGTGATGTTACTTTAACATGGACAAGTTATGGTAGTGCCAATAAAGAAACTATGAAAACAGATGCTTTAAATGTTAGTTTCGCAAAATGGCGTATTTACTGGATGGCACCTTCTTATTTGGCATTGCATAAAACAGCCAATTCCCGTATAGCTACAGGTGTAAACTGGATTTTGATGCGCTATTCAGATATTTATTTAATGTTTGCCGAAGCTCAGAGTCAGTTGACTAGTCCGGATGCGGTAAATACTACAGCAGGAATGTCTCCTCGTCAAGCCTTAGAAAAAGTAAGGGAACGTGCTTTTGGTGCTGGTTCTCCAAAAATTAAAGAATATGATGCTAATTTTTTCAATGCCATTGTTAATGAACGCGCTTGGGAATTTGGTTGCGAATCCATTCGTAAAGGTGATTTGTGTCGTTGGGGATTGTTATATGAAAAAATAGAAACGATGAAGAAGACACTTTGTTTAATGCTTGACAACAAAGTGCCTGTAACCATTTTTGACAAAACTTATCAGCCTTCAGATTTCCCACAAACGATTTATTATAAGTTCAAAGATGCTGAGTTTATTGATCAAAAATCCATCAATTTTTATACTAATCTGGGAGCCAGTCCTGGAACGGAGTATCAGTCGGCCTCCTGGTTTACAAAGAGTATCGTAAAACCAACCAGTGGAACCAGCAGGACTTATTTGGATAATCCTACAAAAGTATTATTGGCAGCTACCGGAATTAATAAGGCTTACGATTATTCTAGTTTTCTTAGCTCTATGACAAATGGTGGTGAGATTCAGGCTAATCTTGCCCAATATACTATGGGGAATAAGAACTGTAATTACAGACAATATTTTGCTATCTATTATGAAGATGTATTTGAGTCAAAAGGTTTCCTTACAAATTCTTATGGCTACTAAACTTTTAAACCAAATTTAAATGAAAAACAGTATATTAATTTTTGTGGTTTCAATACTCTCCTGTTTTATGGTGAGTTGTGAAAAAGATTATAATGATTGGGAGGTTGAGCCGGGACACGACAGGCTTTTCAAGTCATTAATATTCGAGGTCTCTAAACTTCAGTCTACTTCAGTTGAACTTAAGTTTACGAAATCTATTTCGGCAACTAAATATGTCTTCGAATTCAGTAAAGACAGTTTGGAATTTAAGGAAATTGTAAAAACGGTAGAGTTTTCGGCAGCTAATTTGACTCCTTTTGCTGATTCCAATAATCTAACTAAGGTTGAATATCGGGAGATGTTTACTGGACTAGATGGAACAACTAAATATTCAGTTAGAATGAAAAGTATAGATGAATCATCCGGTATGGAATCAGGTTATAATCAGATTTATTTTGAAACGCCACCAGAACAGATTTTTACTAATTATTTTCCAACGACTAATAGTATAAAGCTAAAGTGGGCATTGACTTCAAATGTAACTAAGGTTGTTCTTTACAGTAATGAAATGCAACTAATAAAGGAGGTAACTTTAAACCAAGAGCAGATAACATTGGGTGAACTTAGTTTTGACAATTTAAGTATTGGGACAAAATATATTGCTAAGATTTTTAATGGAGCGAATAATAGAGGTACTTTGAATATAACAACTACAGGAATTTCTAATAGTGCTGTTTACAAAGTTTTACAAGCTGACAATGCAGCAAGCATAAATACGGTTTTAAGTAACCTTGTATTAGGTGGAGCTACTGATATTACGGTAGAATTTGAAGTGGGTAAAACTTATGCAATTGGGGGCGAAATTATGGTTCCTACAGGAGTGAATAATATTGCTTTTACAGGATCTACAGGTAGTAATGGTGAGTTACCAATTTTGACTAATGCCAGATTTAATGTTGCCACTCAAATGAAAGATATCATAATTCAATACTTGACGACAACCTCTTCAGGGAATTTCTTTATTGATCTTGGAGGAAAAACAGTCAATAACATTTTTATCGAAGGTTGTAATGTATCTAATATCAATTCTGTAGTAAGAGCCGGTGGTGTAACTGTCATAAAAGATATTTATGTAAACAATTCATGGATTTCAAACACAGGAGGTTGGGGAATGTTTAATTTTGGAGGAACTACCACAGTAGGTTCACTTAATGTTTCAAATTGTACTTTGACAGAAATCAGCACCAGATTTGGAGACATCCGTATTGCTACTAAAGTTAATTTTAAAAATATTACTTGTGTAAATATTACGCTATCAATGGGGCATCTTTGGTTATTTGATAATAATAAACCTTCACAAGTTTCTATTCAAAATCTTATTTTAGGAGGCCCTAACGGAGGTGCTAAAATCAATGATACTAATGGGAATTACAGTAATATTCCTATTTCTTATACAGGCAGTTATAAAACAAATGACATGATCGTAGATGTTAGACCATTTAATGGTATAACAGTAGTGCCATCTAATATTTACGGTTTGTTTGTTAATCCGGCCATTGGAGATTTCCATGTTAAAGAAGGAATAGGTTTTGCAGGGACAGGAGTTGCCGGTGATAAAAGATGGTTTAACTAGATAATTTTTTATAGTAGAGGGGAATTTTTAGGATTCCCCTCTTTTTTAAAGATTGAATTAATTCAAAATTAGTAAGGGATATTTCTTTTATTGAACCTAAAATAAAAACAATACTGATAAAAAAATAAATAATGATTGCAAAAATTTTAATGGCTTCTGTGTTTTTAATGAACAGTTTTTTTATTGAAGCAGCTAATGATTCTAAAACTATTAAAACTTCAATCAAAATAAATAAGTACGATATAGTGGTTGCTCAAGACGGAAGTGGTAATTATAAAACGGTAAAGGAAGCTCTTAATTCGGTAGCACTTCTTAAGACCAAGGAGACTAGAATTCTAATTAAGAATGGTATTTATAAAGAGAAATTGGAAGTAATCAAGGATAAGAATAACATTAGCTTAATTGGAGAAAGTAAAGACAATGTTATTCTTACTTATGATGATTATGCTTCGAAAAAAAATGCTTCAGGACAGGATATAGGAACATCCGGATCAGCCAGTTTTATTGTTACTGGAGATAATTTTAAAGCTAAAAATATCACCTTCGAAAATTCATCAGGATCTGTTGGACAGGCCGTAGCTGTTCGAATTGACGGAGATAAGATAATTTTTGATAATTGTAAATTTCTGGGTTTTCAGGACACACTCTATCCGCGTAGTACCACAAGCAGACAATACTATAAAAACTGTTACATTGAAGGGACTGTTGATTTTATTTTTGGAGCTTCAACTGCTGTTTTTGATCAATGCGAAATTTTTGCAAAAGCAGGAGGCGGTTATCTTACTGCCGCAAGTACGAACGAAAAAAATCCTTATGGATTAGTTTTTTTAAATTGTAAATTGACGACAAATTCAGCAAATGGCAGCTATTATCTGGGAAGACCTTGGAGAAATTTTGCTAAAACGGTATTTATTAAATGCGAAATGGGAGGACACATAAAACCCGAAGGTTGGCATAACTGGGGTAAACTGGAAGCCGAAACTACTACTTTTTATGGCGAATACAATTCTACAGGCATCGGAGCTTATCCAAATGAACGGGTAAAATGGATGAAACATTTAACTGCTGATCAGGTAAAAGAATATAGTGTAGAAAATATTTTTAAAAGCTATGCTGAAAAGCCGGTTATCGATAACTGGAACCCAAAGAAAATCCTTGATGATATATCTAAAAAATAGATTTTTGGCTGTGTCCATTAGGCTTAACTCAGTATGACAGTATTTTTTAAATTTAAATACTTTTTTAATTTCCAATTTTTTAATGTTAATCAACGAATTATTTATGTATTAAAAGCTTTATAACAAACAATTAGACCAACTATGAACCAAAAATTACAAATATTTCTTTTCAAAAAAACAGTATTTTTAATGCTGTTCTTATTTGGGATAACCACTCAGCTAATAGCCCAGCGCAATGTTGAAAAACTAAACCGAGGCCTGATCGCAACACGACTCGATGTTAGTAGGGTGTATGTGGGCTGGAGAATGCTGGGAACCGAATCCACTGATGTAAGCTACAATTTATATTGTGACGGTGTAAAACTGGCAGGAAGTCCTTTTACAACTACTACAAATTATACTCATGCAACTACTACCAACGGTACTTATACTGTTCGGGCTATTATTAATGGAGTAGAAGAGTCGGCTTCAGAATCAGCTACTGTTTGGGCAAATCAATATTTGGATATCCCCATGCAAGTTCCTCCCGGAGGTACCACTCCCGATAATGTAGCCTACACCTATAACGTGAACGATTGTAGCGTGGGCGACGTAGACGGTGATGGCCAATATGAGATATTTGTAAAATGGGATCCAACCAATTCAAAAGACAATTCACAGCCAGGTTATACTGGTAACGTTTATATTGACTGCTACCGCTTAGACGGAACACGTTTATGGAGAATCGATTTAGGAAGAAACATTCGTGCTGGTGCCCATTATACCCAGTTTATGGTGTATGATTTGGATTCGGATGGGAAAGCTGAATTGGCCTGTAAAACTGCGGATGGAACCATCGATGGAACCGGAATAGTTATTGGCGATGCAGCAGCAGATTACAGAAACCCAAATGGGAGTAAAACATCGACAAGTACTTATGGTGGAGTTATATCGGGGCCTGAGTTTTTAACTATTTTTAATGGCGAAACAGGGAAAGCAATGGCTACTACTGATTACTTGCCAGCTCGCGAAAGCGTATCTTCCTGGGGTGATAGTTACGGAGGACGTTCAGAACGTTTTGTTGCTGCTATCGCTTATCTTGACGGATCCAAACCCAGTTTGATAATGGGACGTGGTTACTATACCAGATTGGTACGTGTGGCTTGGGACTGGAGAAACGGTAAACTTTCCCAACGATGGATTTTTGATAGTAATACTTCCGGAAATTCTGGAGCGGCAGGTATGGGAAACCACCAAATGACCGTGGGTGATGTTGATGGAGATGGTAAAGATGAAATATTTAACGGTTCAAGCGGTATTAATGACGATGGGACACTATTATTTGCTAACACTTTAGGTCACGGTGATGCTTTACATATGACCGATATGGATCCCGACCGTCCCGGACAAGAAATATGGATGTGTCTGGAAGAACCTGCTAAGTATAAAACCAATGGTCTGGTATTTCTGGATGCCAAAACTGGAACAACACTATGGGGTATACCAGCAAATACAGATGTAGGGCGTTGTAATGCCGCAGATATTGACCCACGCTACAAAGGATATGAATGTTTTGGTAGTGCTGGTGTAAAAGATGCTCAAGGAATTACAACCACAACAAACTATTTGATGGACTGCAAAGGCAATCTTATTAGCAATAAAAAACCAACTCAGAATTTTTCTATCTGGTGGGATGGAGATTTGAATCGAGAATTATTAGATTCGAATAAAATAGACAAATGGGATTATATTAATGGAAAAACGGTTAATATGCTCACTGCTACAGGATACTCATCAAACAATACCACTAAAGCAACACCATGTTTAAGTGCCGATCTTTTTGGGGATTGGAGAGAAGAGGTAATCTTTCGTAAAGATGACAATACTTCTATCAGGATTTATACAACCAATATTCCGACTACGCATAAATTATATACTTTGATGCACGATCCTCAGTATAGAGTGGCAATTGCTTGGCAAAATTCAGGCTATAATCAACCGCCTCATCCAGGCTACTATTTGGGTGTGGATATGGATGTAAATAGCTCTACTCCAAATATTACTATTGCAGGCAATTCCTCAACAGCTACTCCTAAACTTAAAGTATATGTAGAAACACCTACTTGCCCGGCTAAGGCTAATGGTAAAATTAGTGTTGGTACTGATTTGAACAGATATACGTATAACCTGACCATCACAGGAAACGGACTTAACTTAGCATTAAATAACCAAACTATTACTACTACAACCAATTGGGTGAAATCAGATCTTACAGCAGGAACTTATGTTATTACTGTTTCGATACCTTCTATTTCTTTCCAGGAGAGTTATACTGTAGTTGTCAAAGAAATTTCGGCTCTGACTGCTAAGAGAGAAGAATTTAACAAAACGGTGACTTATACTGTTTCCGGAAGTAATGAGTATAATGTAACGGTTAATGGTGTTAGCAGTACTTACATTACAGTTAACAGTGAAATAGCTAAAATTGAAATCGATGCCAATTTGCTTCAATCTACAAACACGGTAACTATTGAAACTAATAGTGATTGTCAGGGAATAGTTCAAGATACTTTTAAAATGAGTCCAACAGCCTTTGTACATCCAAATCCAACTAGCGATATAGTAAATGTTGAAGGATTAAACAGCGGTTTAATCCAAGTGTACACTACCAGCGGAACATTAATGCTGGAGCAAAAAGTTAATAGCACTACTACCAGTGTAAATTTAAAAGGATTTGCTGTGGGAATGTATCTGGTAAGAATTATTCAGGGAACCGAAGTACAAACATTTAAAGTTATTTTAAAATGATAATAATAAAAAATATTAAAACAATATGCTTCTCTGTTGGTTTAGGGCTTTTAGTGTCCTGTGGCGGTGGCAACTCAGATGGAGATCCGGTAGTGAATCTGCCGGCAAAACCCAATTTATCCTTGCCTGCTAATGGTGAAAACTGTAGTGCCTATACTGTTGTTGCCAGTGACAATACCAAAGCTGAAATCAGTTTTAGTTGGACTGGAGCTGCTTATGCTACTTCTTATGTTTTAGTACTAACTCAGGCTGGGACTGAAGTGTTGAAAAAAGAAATTAGCACTACTTCCTACAAAGTGATTTTGGACAAAGGAAAAACTTATTCCTGGACTGTAACTGCCAAAAATAGTGATGGAGTGAATGCTAGTGCAACGAATTCGTTTACCACACCTGGAAATCCTATAGGAAACTATGTGCCTTACACAGCAGTAATAAACTTTAACATAAACAAAAGTACCAGCATGGCAAGTTTATCTTGGGTAGGTAAAGATGAAGATTCTACTACTGGTGAATTAAAATATGACATAGAAATAAAAAAAGATAATGTAGTTATTCAGTCTTTAACCAATCAAACTATTAGTTCTATTGCCGATTTTGCAGCAGTACTGAATGCTACTTATCAAATTAAAATCAATACTATCGATAAGCAAGGG
Protein-coding sequences here:
- a CDS encoding pectinesterase family protein, with amino-acid sequence MIAKILMASVFLMNSFFIEAANDSKTIKTSIKINKYDIVVAQDGSGNYKTVKEALNSVALLKTKETRILIKNGIYKEKLEVIKDKNNISLIGESKDNVILTYDDYASKKNASGQDIGTSGSASFIVTGDNFKAKNITFENSSGSVGQAVAVRIDGDKIIFDNCKFLGFQDTLYPRSTTSRQYYKNCYIEGTVDFIFGASTAVFDQCEIFAKAGGGYLTAASTNEKNPYGLVFLNCKLTTNSANGSYYLGRPWRNFAKTVFIKCEMGGHIKPEGWHNWGKLEAETTTFYGEYNSTGIGAYPNERVKWMKHLTADQVKEYSVENIFKSYAEKPVIDNWNPKKILDDISKK
- a CDS encoding rhamnogalacturonan lyase family protein, which produces MNQKLQIFLFKKTVFLMLFLFGITTQLIAQRNVEKLNRGLIATRLDVSRVYVGWRMLGTESTDVSYNLYCDGVKLAGSPFTTTTNYTHATTTNGTYTVRAIINGVEESASESATVWANQYLDIPMQVPPGGTTPDNVAYTYNVNDCSVGDVDGDGQYEIFVKWDPTNSKDNSQPGYTGNVYIDCYRLDGTRLWRIDLGRNIRAGAHYTQFMVYDLDSDGKAELACKTADGTIDGTGIVIGDAAADYRNPNGSKTSTSTYGGVISGPEFLTIFNGETGKAMATTDYLPARESVSSWGDSYGGRSERFVAAIAYLDGSKPSLIMGRGYYTRLVRVAWDWRNGKLSQRWIFDSNTSGNSGAAGMGNHQMTVGDVDGDGKDEIFNGSSGINDDGTLLFANTLGHGDALHMTDMDPDRPGQEIWMCLEEPAKYKTNGLVFLDAKTGTTLWGIPANTDVGRCNAADIDPRYKGYECFGSAGVKDAQGITTTTNYLMDCKGNLISNKKPTQNFSIWWDGDLNRELLDSNKIDKWDYINGKTVNMLTATGYSSNNTTKATPCLSADLFGDWREEVIFRKDDNTSIRIYTTNIPTTHKLYTLMHDPQYRVAIAWQNSGYNQPPHPGYYLGVDMDVNSSTPNITIAGNSSTATPKLKVYVETPTCPAKANGKISVGTDLNRYTYNLTITGNGLNLALNNQTITTTTNWVKSDLTAGTYVITVSIPSISFQESYTVVVKEISALTAKREEFNKTVTYTVSGSNEYNVTVNGVSSTYITVNSEIAKIEIDANLLQSTNTVTIETNSDCQGIVQDTFKMSPTAFVHPNPTSDIVNVEGLNSGLIQVYTTSGTLMLEQKVNSTTTSVNLKGFAVGMYLVRIIQGTEVQTFKVILK
- a CDS encoding RagB/SusD family nutrient uptake outer membrane protein produces the protein MKKIIYYSFIIVALGLFSCSDDFLETTSPSKLSSETVFKTPSMAKAAIMGVYGKMTDTYIYGQKLSVNWQGVSDIETNSGFSTTGYNSTSSDSGAGNFYDDPYNQTTKWQTLYEFAELASTAVDGIRNSPIFETRAAEMKPLLGEALTLRAMAYFELVKYWGDVPFKREASKSDLTNVYMGKTDRDTIYAGLVEDLTEAVDYLPWLKSNAEYSTSERISKAFAKGLLAKVALYAGGWSLRDGNLFPDADVEHHPTIQEENGYYVGRVKNWRDYYQIAAQQTAEILGSSAHPHALDPSYENIWKTVCSLQQNTYNENLFEVAFGLGNNGDIGSLMGYEVAGNTKYGSRGFGGSYVASQAYYFYSFDRDDLRRDVTLTWTSYGSANKETMKTDALNVSFAKWRIYWMAPSYLALHKTANSRIATGVNWILMRYSDIYLMFAEAQSQLTSPDAVNTTAGMSPRQALEKVRERAFGAGSPKIKEYDANFFNAIVNERAWEFGCESIRKGDLCRWGLLYEKIETMKKTLCLMLDNKVPVTIFDKTYQPSDFPQTIYYKFKDAEFIDQKSINFYTNLGASPGTEYQSASWFTKSIVKPTSGTSRTYLDNPTKVLLAATGINKAYDYSSFLSSMTNGGEIQANLAQYTMGNKNCNYRQYFAIYYEDVFESKGFLTNSYGY